Genomic DNA from Halalkalicoccus tibetensis:
GTATGCGTACCACATGTGGTAAACAAAAAACCCAATTGCGAATGCGTAGATGATAAGCTCAAAGACTCCCTGAGATCGTAACGACGCTGTGTACGTTTCGCGGAATTTTTCGTCGATTCTTCGTTCAAGCTGCTCTACCGTCTCGATCTCATCTTCGGTTTCAATGGCTTCAGGATCTGTTTCAGTGCCAGTTCCAGTCCGGCGTGGCCCATCACCCGAATCGGTAGATCCACTCACTCTTCCGCCTCCGGTGGTGCGGTGAGGTCGTAATCGTCCCAGATTCCAATGTCTTGGTAGTAGTTATATGCCCCTTCGTGAACCGGGACGTCAGGATGAAGATTGCCAACGTAATCGTCGGGGTCAGTGAAGAATCCCATTATATTCTCTTCTTCATACATATCTTCACCGTACTCGTCGGTGATCTCACACATCTCGTAGATCACCTCTGGATCGCGCTCAGCTAGTGTGACCCAAAGATACGTAAGGGTAAACGTATCGATCGGTTCTCCGTAACCCTCAGTGATGTCGTCGACCTCACCTTCATCGAGCTGGGCGTACTCGCTGTATTCGAGGTCGTTCTCGACGTGTTCGACAAGATCATCATCGAACTCCAAGGCTACCCAGTTGACGGTCGCATCAATCTCTTGGAACCATCCGATCGGGACAGACCGGTTGGATGCCCACGTGACAGCCGCGTCGATTTGACCAGCTCGCATTGCTTCCGGTATATCAGCGAACGCCATGTACTCTGCATCGATGTTGTCCATTCCAATTCCGAAATCGAGAACTTCTTCGTAGGGCACTCGTGCAGCGGCCCCCGCAGAGGAAACAGCGACCGATCGGCCCTCGAGGTCTTCCCAGGTCTCGATACCAGCTTCGCGGTTCCCGATAACGAAATTGTAGAAGCCCATGTACCCCTGAATTTGGCGGATATTCTCCGCATTCTGCATCTCCTCGCCATCATACACTCCGTCCTCGATAGAGGAGCCAAGGGCCTCTGTCGTACTGCCACCGACCTCGAAATCGCCGGAATCAGTTCGTCGATACGACGCTCCTGTCCCCTCGGTTACAACCGCTTCAAGATTGACGGTCTCGGAGATA
This window encodes:
- a CDS encoding TAXI family TRAP transporter solute-binding subunit — encoded protein: MSYDRRELLAQMGGAGTIIVAGCLDDVRDAGGGGGDEGEWSLGTSSEGSSSFRIGSGYAEFIEREDISETVNLEAVVTEGTGASYRRTDSGDFEVGGSTTEALGSSIEDGVYDGEEMQNAENIRQIQGYMGFYNFVIGNREAGIETWEDLEGRSVAVSSAGAAARVPYEEVLDFGIGMDNIDAEYMAFADIPEAMRAGQIDAAVTWASNRSVPIGWFQEIDATVNWVALEFDDDLVEHVENDLEYSEYAQLDEGEVDDITEGYGEPIDTFTLTYLWVTLAERDPEVIYEMCEITDEYGEDMYEEENIMGFFTDPDDYVGNLHPDVPVHEGAYNYYQDIGIWDDYDLTAPPEAEE